TCAGCGGCACTCCGCCTTTGATCCCCAAAccttaacttcattttttattttttaaatttaaaaatatatatgtttattgactttagaggagaagggagacagagagagaaacacatcgatgtgagagagaaacagcgagtGGTTTGCCTCCCGGGACTGGCCGATTCTGGGGacgggatggaacccgcaacctaggtaagtgccctggccaggaatccgATCCCCAACCTTTGGGTGTGCGGGACGATGTGCCAGAAACAGCCCCCAGGCCAAGGCCCCAAACCTCAGCTTGAGcactggctcctcctcctcctcactgtgcGGTGCCCCAGTCTGAAAAGAAACTGTAAATTCctttgtgtctttcattttttcttctgggaAACCTGTGATGTGTCATGGGCGCGAACTGCCCTGGAGGGCCCCTGCAGCGCTCCAGCGGGGAACAGGAgttgggtggggaggcagggcgcTGACAGCGGCAGGTCCTCAGGGTCGTTACCAGCCTGGGttaagtattttcttctttcttggtaGGTGCCTTTTCCTTGGGGCAGCCCAGGAGTCTCCCGGAAGAGAATGGATTCGGGACCGCGCCCAGGTGGTAGCTGCTGTAGCAGCCCTGCGGGGCTCTCGCGGGAATACAAACTAGTGATGCTGGGTGCTGGTGGTGTAGGGAAGAGTGGTAGGtgacatttttcttccattttgtaaGAACTAAGGATGACAATTCTTTAGAACAGATGACTTCCACTCAAACCAAATGGGAGACTGGCCATCATGCAGCGTCGATACTTAGAATTCTCTCTGTGGATCAGGAACCTTTGGGTGggttttaactttcatttcttgttttgCAGCCATGACCATGCAGTTTATCAGCCACCGATTCCCAGAAGATCATGACCCCACCATCGGTAAGCCGGAGTGCCACTTAGGTTTCTAAGTAAACCTCATAAAAGCGGCTTGGTGTcagtttttaaaacagtttttgactttttatattttgatccTTTCTTGGTGTTTCATTTAACAAGAGTGTCACAGCAGTTGGTAagcaaatgaatacatttttttcctcacttAACTCTTTGGGGACATAAGCTATCTTTAGTCTCTGTCTTTGATTGAACACTGATGGGACACtttctttgtcatatttttatggTTATACGATATTGCTAGATCACAGGAAAAGTTTAAAGGCCACTTAACAGAAACCTTTTGCCGTCACTTCTCTGAGGGTCTGACTTGGGACTGACTCTGTAACTATGAGTCAGCTGGTTTGAACTTCcacaaaaggaagcagaaaaacaagTAGAGCCAGTCTGCTGAACCCTTACAGTCCAGACACGCAGAGCCTGGACTTCCACTGAAGGTCTTCATTTACTTCCTTATAGCTCAAGTTTGTTAAATAGTAAGGTCTTCCTTCGTGTCTTTTATAATCCTTAATGCTCTGTTGATGGCAAAATGGTGTTAGGGtaaaaagtaactttattttgcgtttttttattgcttttctctaCAAAGACTTAAGAACATTACTGTCATTCCTAAACCATAAGGAAGCAAGTTTGATTCTAAGGGGCTATAATCTCAAGATAAAACCTGGGGGCACAGAAGGTGTGCCATACTACTGGTATTTTCAGGATGTGACACTTTGTCATGGTCGAGGGTCTCCAAGAAGGATTTCCATTGACTCAGGCGTCTGCTGCTCTGTTCTCCACAAAGGCAGTGAGTGTCTGGGCCAACCCAGCTTTGGATGTGGTCATTTTATGTAGTAGATGCTGCTGTGGATGGGGGAAAACAGAAACCGTGCTTGCTTTTTCATGAActgtattaaatttaaaacattgttcAGGGATTCAAACTCTGGTAGGAATTCTAGGAATAAAACCAAGTTAGGGTTTAGAATAATTTACTTAGAattccaaaactttttttttttccattgataaTCAGCTACTCTCCTGACAATATTAACTGATTCACCAACAAATACTTAGGTCACTTTAGTTCCTTTTGTCCCAAGCACTGTGGTGGGCCCTGGGCGTAGAGTGTGAGCAAAAGGATATGGTGCCTGTTCCCACTGAGTTTATAATTGAGTGCATTTTGTTTTAAACTCGGGCTGCTAACTCCAAGAAAAAGTTTGTATTGTAACTGGTACatattaagtgtgtgtgtgtacatatatacatatacacaggcACGTGTAATTAACGTATCGCAAAACTGTATTAACCTCACTACATGCGGTGCACccttgtattttctctttaaagtttCTGCTGACTTTATTTAAGAGAATGAGTTGGGGCCAGCTCATTAAATTCATTCACAACTCACTAAGCCTAATGGATTTGTAGTTTGAGAAACATTGGTTTAGTGGGCTCCTCACTTTTGAGGAAGAGTCAGAAGCAGGggttcaaaaaaatgttttataagaaaatacatcAGGATTTAAGTAGCATTTGTTGGAATGAGGGACATGGAGGAACTATAGCATATGGTTAAGTATATAGGGCTTTTGAGTCAAGCAGCCCTGATTTTTAATTCTGGCTGTATTATTAACTGTATAATGTGGGGAGATTCAATTTttagagtttaattttttatctttaaagtggaaataataatacctCATTGGATTATTATTGAATGAGTTAATGTATATAAATTACTTAATGTAATGCCTGCCATCTAATAACCTCTTTAATccacacccaaggacatgcttattgatttttacagagaggggacgggagggagaggaacatctatgtgagagagaaatatcaatctgttgcctcccatatgctccctgatcaggggctgaacctgcaaccccagcatgtgccctaaccaggaatcaaacccatgacctttcagttcatggacgatgttccaaccaactgagccataccagccagggctaaaactatttaataaatggtaaagTTACTTTTTGgcctactattttttttaaaaaacaatctctcAGAATCCTTTTTTAGCTTAGAATTGTCggtgggcctggctggtgtggctaattagttagagcatcatcctatagtccaaaaggtcatgggttcgattcctagtcgggATGtgtacccaggttgtgggttcaatccccagcctgGGCGCataaaccaattgatgtttctcacatcgatgtttcttctttctctctcccttctctctctaaaagcaatgaagaaagtctttgggtgaggatttaaaaaaatagaattgcaGGTAAAATCTTAAGCTTAAGCTGTGGAGAAAAAACAAACCTTAGTTGAAGACCCACTTTATGTATCTTGGTGAGAAAATGTAGCCACGTAAAGAACTCGTGTAATCTGCTTTTCTGTAATACAGATTTTACACGGATTTTAGAGGGTTGCATATTCCTGCATTTATGGATTCATAGTAcatctttcctctttctgtaGAAGATGCTTATAAAATCCGGATCCGTATTGATGATGAGCCTGCCAATCTGGACATTTTGGATACAGCTGGACAGGTATCAAATCCCAGAATGCTATGAATAAAGACCTTTTCACTCTAgtaaagaggaggagaaggcttATACAGAGAATATCACTAGttcatgtcttttaatttttcatgcaCTCTCTGACTCAGGATAGCAGGTAATCCACCTATCTCTTCTTTAATCTGAAATAAAGAGCTAATACGTATGTATGTCTAGGTTGCATCAGTGCATTAATGACCCTTGTTTCCTTCTAGGCAGAGTTTACAGCCATGCGGGATCAGTATATGAGGGCAGGAGAAGGGTTTATCATCTGTTACTCTATCACCGATCGTCGAAGTTTTCATGAAGTTCGAGAGTTTAAACAGCTTATTTATCGAGTACGACGTACTGATGATACACCTGTGGTTCTTGTAGGGAACAAGTCTGATCTAAAGCAGCTGAGACAGGTGAGGATAGAGTTGAAAATGCTGTCTGTAATCTAGTGGGATTTTGTTGTTCTGTTTACAAAGTCCTCTgtcttaaagtaaaaatttaaaattagcttCTCTAGcctaggctggtgtggctcagtgggttgagtgccggtctacaaaccaaagggtggccaga
The sequence above is drawn from the Desmodus rotundus isolate HL8 chromosome 12, HLdesRot8A.1, whole genome shotgun sequence genome and encodes:
- the RIT1 gene encoding GTP-binding protein Rit1 — translated: MDSGPRPGGSCCSSPAGLSREYKLVMLGAGGVGKSAMTMQFISHRFPEDHDPTIEDAYKIRIRIDDEPANLDILDTAGQAEFTAMRDQYMRAGEGFIICYSITDRRSFHEVREFKQLIYRVRRTDDTPVVLVGNKSDLKQLRQVTKEEGLALAREFSCPFFETSAAYRYYIDDVFHALVREIRRKEKEAVLAMEKKSKPKNSVWKRLKSPFRKKKDSVT